The sequence below is a genomic window from Polaribacter vadi.
CATCTCCCGTTTTATTCTTTTAAACTTTAATTCTTGGAGTATCTTCTCCTTTTTGGAATAAGCACGTAAGAACCTACTTGCTGGTAATAAAAATACTTTATTTTTATTATGAAATCCGTCAAAAGATAATTTTTTGCTAATTGAAAATAAAGTATCTAATGCTCTAGCGAATGCCATAGCTCGTGAAGTTTTTTTCCAAAACCAAACATCAGGATTTGAGCGGACAACTTTAATTCCATTTTCTATTGCAATTTCAATATATTCTGAATTGAACTGATTCCTTGGAAATACCAACGATTTCAATTCTATATTAAAATTTTCCTTTGATAAACTTTGTGCAGCTTTTAAATCAGCTTCAAACTGCTTTATATTTTGTCCTTCCTCATTGCAATAGTAATGTGAAAATGTATGTGTTGCTAACTCTTGGTTAGGTGTTTTAATAATCTCAGAAATTAGAGAATTGGCATAATGATATGGATCGTCTTCTTCATTTAAACCAATTTTATTTAAATCTATAAAATTGTAATATGACAAACTGCTGTTTTTATAAGTAGGTCTCAATTCTGGACAAAATTCAATTAGCTGTTTTTTATTTTTTGCGAACAAAAAACCCACTGTTGCCCAAGTAGCATGTATATCATATTTTTTAAAAAGCACCAAAACATGAGGTATGCTCTCTCTTGTTGTTTTAAAATATTCCTTCTTACTACTTAAATCATTTTTTTCAGCAGCACCCCAATTTAGCTCAAAATCCAATGATATTACAAACTTTCCTTTATCCATAATTTTAAACAGTATCTGAATCAGAATAACTAATAAACCAATTCTCTCTTTTATTAATAATATTTGTTAAGTTTTTATTAAAAGACCGAGCACCAAAATGCAATTCAATTGGTTTTAATTTCTCCGGCATCTTTAAAAAAAATTGTTTCTTAAATATTTTGTGATTAGGTGAATGTTCAAAGCTCCAAGCTAAAATACAATCTGCTTTTTCTTTTTTTATTCTATCAATTGCATAATTTAGCAACAATTTTCCAACTTTAGGTTCTTCTAAATTATACATCAACTCCATAATATAGGCAATTTTACCATTATGCTTCTCCTTTACTGTATAAATAACAAAACCTAAATATTGACAGTTTAAATCATAACAATGAGAAATTTTATAATTTTCATTTGGTTTTTGAATATATCTCCATTCTAAATAGGCCTTGTCTCTATGAATAGCCACATTAATATTTTTTGAAAAGTTTTTCCAAATAGTATTTACGTCATCTGGAAATTTATTTTCTTCTTTAATTTGAAATTTATTATTCTTTTTATAGCTAAAAAACGACAATTTAAAATCTGGAAGAAAACTTAATACCGAAATTTTATCAGTAAAATACCTAGACCTCAGCGGTTTAATAACAAAAGGAACTGGATCTAACACTTCCCAACCCAATCTTTTTCTAAAGCTATAAATTGAGTTCCCATTAGGGAAACCATAAACCAATGAAATCCCTTTTTCTTCAGCCTTATTATACACATCTTTCGCCAGTTTAATAAATAACCCTTGACCTCTATAATTAACATCGGTCATGGTATCCAATGATTGCGTAGCTGTATAGGTTTTATTTTTAATTTTAAATTTAACACAGAACAACGCATATATACCAGCTGTTCTATTATTCTCTTCGTCAAATGCAATATGAACAATTGAATTCTTCTCAGAGTTATTTAAAAACTGCCATTTTATGTTTTCAGTTTTCTTTGGGCTTCCATTTAAATCAAAGCAAGTTTTAAATTTATCCAAAGTTTCATCTTGTAATGGGTACTTTTTAAATTCATTCATTCTAATATTTCTTTGAAATGGTTGATATAATTTCTAAAATCGAATAATTTTGAATTATAAGTTTGAGTTTTCATACTCAATAATTCTCTTTGACTTATTGAAAGAGGTTTTTCTAATGATTTAATTAATTCTTCAATTGAATCATTGTTTATAAAAAAGCCATTTTCTCCTTCTTTTAAAAAATCTTCGATATTGCTATTTCTATTTGATAATACAGGTAAACCACAGGTAATTGCTTCAACAAATTTTGTTGGAAAACCAGCTTTATTTGTCAAAGTATTATCTCTAACAAATATGGAGTAATCACATTTCTTTAATTTATTTATAGCCTCTCTATGAGATAATTTCCCATAAAATTTAATAAACTCTTCTTTCCCTAAAAGCTTTTCAGTAAAATTTGGATAATATGTTAAAAAATCTTCTCTAGTACTTCCTACAATATGAAAAACAAACTCATATTGTCTTTCATAAATTAAAAGAGCATCTATTAAATAATCTAACCTATCTTTTTGTCTCATAGTATCTAATGAAAAAGGGGCTCCTACATAAATAATGTTTTTTTTATTTGAAACGTTTATGTCATTTTTTTTCCATTTATCGTCATCACTATCCGTTAAAGGAGGTACCTTTATAGTTCTAGTACCTTTTTTATTATAAAAACTTTCAAGATAACTACTAATTACAATAACTCCATCCAATTTTGGATGAACCAAAAACATTCTGTTATAAATATCTAATTTCTTTATATATCGTTTAATTCCTTTCTCTCCTTTCTCTAACTCATACCACTCAGTACAGTCTGCAATTATTTTAACCTTTTGTCTCCTACCCCATTTACGCAATAATGAAATGGATATGGACGGAGAATTATAACAAATTACAGCTTTAACATTTTCTTGTTTTTTTATAATATTTATATAAAGTTTAAACGCCGTTATATATTTAAACCAGGCAAGTACATTACTTGGATATTTTTGAGAATAAACACAAAACCCAAAATGATTTTCTTGAATATATTCCGCTGCAATGGTTTTATTAATTCCTACAAAAACAGTTTCATAACCCAAAGACCTAATTGCTTTTGCATTAGACACTACTCGATGAGTAGCTGGATTTTTGTCAGGAAATTCAAATGCTCCTATATAAACTATTGTTCCTTTACTCATATTTTTAATATTTATTCCAAACAACGCGATTAATATAATCTGTATAAGAAATAATTATTCTTAGAACTTTCTCTGAAACATTCGGCATAGAATAATCTCCAACAGCTCTTAAGGTTCTTTCTGTACCTCTTTTTTGGTTTTCAATAACTTTTAATCCTTGCATAATTCTTTCGGTATTTAAACCAACCATCATTACAGCTGCTTCTTCCATAGCTTCTGGCCTTTCATGTGCATCTCGAATATTAAGAGCAGGAAAATTCATAATAGAAGACTCTTCAGATATAGTACCGCTATCTGAAAGTACTGCTTTTGCATTTTTTTGCAGATTATTATAATCGTGAAAACCCAAAGGCTTCATCAATTTTACCAAAGAATTAAATTTTACCCCAGTTTCATTTATTTTATTTCTTGTACGAGGATGTGTAGAAACAATAACAGGCATTTTATAATGTTCTGCAATTTTATTTAGCGTTTCTACTAATTTTAAAAAATTATCAGAATTTATATTTTCTTCTCTATGAGCAGAAATTAAAAAATAGTTTTCTTTGGTTAATTCTAATTTTTCTAAAACGTTAGAATCCTCTATTTCTTTCTTGTATGCTAAAAGTACTTCATAAATTGGCGAACCTGTTTTTATTATTCTATCTGCAGGTAAGCCCTCTCTTAAAAGATATTCTCTTGCAATATCACTGTAAGTTAAGTTGATATCTGCTGTATGGTCTACAATTTTTCTGTTTGTCTCTTCTGGTACTCTTTGATCAAAACAGCGGTTACCAGCCTCCATATGAAAAATTGGAATTTTTCTCTTTTTTGCAGCAATGGCACATAAACAAGAATTGGTATCACCTAATACTAAAAAAGCATCTGGTTTTGTTTCTTCTAGTACAGGATCAATATTTATTAAAATTTGTCCTGCAGTTGTAGTTGCATTACCTCCTGCCGCATTTAAAAAATAATCCGGTTT
It includes:
- a CDS encoding polysaccharide deacetylase family protein → MDKGKFVISLDFELNWGAAEKNDLSSKKEYFKTTRESIPHVLVLFKKYDIHATWATVGFLFAKNKKQLIEFCPELRPTYKNSSLSYYNFIDLNKIGLNEEDDPYHYANSLISEIIKTPNQELATHTFSHYYCNEEGQNIKQFEADLKAAQSLSKENFNIELKSLVFPRNQFNSEYIEIAIENGIKVVRSNPDVWFWKKTSRAMAFARALDTLFSISKKLSFDGFHNKNKVFLLPASRFLRAYSKKEKILQELKFKRIKREMTYAAKNNKVYHLWWHPHNFGYEMEDNLIYLENILKHFKTLNEKFDFSSKSMIEMF
- a CDS encoding GNAT family N-acetyltransferase, giving the protein MNEFKKYPLQDETLDKFKTCFDLNGSPKKTENIKWQFLNNSEKNSIVHIAFDEENNRTAGIYALFCVKFKIKNKTYTATQSLDTMTDVNYRGQGLFIKLAKDVYNKAEEKGISLVYGFPNGNSIYSFRKRLGWEVLDPVPFVIKPLRSRYFTDKISVLSFLPDFKLSFFSYKKNNKFQIKEENKFPDDVNTIWKNFSKNINVAIHRDKAYLEWRYIQKPNENYKISHCYDLNCQYLGFVIYTVKEKHNGKIAYIMELMYNLEEPKVGKLLLNYAIDRIKKEKADCILAWSFEHSPNHKIFKKQFFLKMPEKLKPIELHFGARSFNKNLTNIINKRENWFISYSDSDTV
- a CDS encoding glycosyltransferase, which encodes MSKGTIVYIGAFEFPDKNPATHRVVSNAKAIRSLGYETVFVGINKTIAAEYIQENHFGFCVYSQKYPSNVLAWFKYITAFKLYINIIKKQENVKAVICYNSPSISISLLRKWGRRQKVKIIADCTEWYELEKGEKGIKRYIKKLDIYNRMFLVHPKLDGVIVISSYLESFYNKKGTRTIKVPPLTDSDDDKWKKNDINVSNKKNIIYVGAPFSLDTMRQKDRLDYLIDALLIYERQYEFVFHIVGSTREDFLTYYPNFTEKLLGKEEFIKFYGKLSHREAINKLKKCDYSIFVRDNTLTNKAGFPTKFVEAITCGLPVLSNRNSNIEDFLKEGENGFFINNDSIEELIKSLEKPLSISQRELLSMKTQTYNSKLFDFRNYINHFKEILE
- the wecB gene encoding non-hydrolyzing UDP-N-acetylglucosamine 2-epimerase, which encodes MKKLKVLTVVGTRPEIIRLSRVLLKLDETESIEHIIVHTGQNYDYELNEVFFEDLGLRKPDYFLNAAGGNATTTAGQILINIDPVLEETKPDAFLVLGDTNSCLCAIAAKKRKIPIFHMEAGNRCFDQRVPEETNRKIVDHTADINLTYSDIAREYLLREGLPADRIIKTGSPIYEVLLAYKKEIEDSNVLEKLELTKENYFLISAHREENINSDNFLKLVETLNKIAEHYKMPVIVSTHPRTRNKINETGVKFNSLVKLMKPLGFHDYNNLQKNAKAVLSDSGTISEESSIMNFPALNIRDAHERPEAMEEAAVMMVGLNTERIMQGLKVIENQKRGTERTLRAVGDYSMPNVSEKVLRIIISYTDYINRVVWNKY